A genomic window from Flavobacterium phycosphaerae includes:
- the polA gene encoding DNA polymerase I produces MSQKRLFLLDAYALIFRGYYAFIKNPRINSKGMDTSAIMGFMNSLMDVIKREKPDHLAVAFDKGGSDYRYEMYQEYKAHRDETPEAIKIAVPYIQELLKAMHIPIMEKAGFEADDLIGTLAKQAEKEGYQVFMVTPDKDFAQLVSENIFMYKPARMGNDIEIWGIPEVLAKFEIENPLQVIDFLGMMGDSADNIPGFPGVGEVTAKKLLKEFGSMENLLENTDKLKGALKDKIENNKELGILSKKLATILLDCPVTFDATDFELSKPDVDKTDALFQELEFRQMKAQFDKLFGTGKEYDEIDSNGTETEAAQVTKKAPVKQSNQDQFDLFGFSDEESDEPKPHSYYATLETTNHNYTIIQGDLGTKLFLQNLMNQTSVCFDTETTGIDTLHAELVGMSFSWTKGEAFYVPFPENREEAQTLADKFKPFFENKSIEKIGQNIKYDLKILSNYGIQVKGKLFDTMIAHYLINPDMRHNMDVLSETYLKYSPKSIETLIGKKGKNQLSMREVPLEDIKEYAAEDADITLQLKEVFSPILDKAETKKLFEEIEIPLISVLAAMETEGIRLDVDYLKSMSKDMQKEINEFEQKIYETAGEKFNLASPKQLGEVLFDKLKIGGAKQKKTKTGQYATGEEVLSYLANEHQIVKDILDWRQMVKLQSTYIEALPNQVDTKTQRVHTDYMQTVAATGRLSSNNPNLQNIPIRTERGRLIRKAFIARDENYTLLSADYSQIELRIIAALSGEENMIKAFQNHEDIHRSTAAKVFNVPLEEVTKEQRSNAKTVNFGIIYGVSAFGLSNQTSLSRSESAALIDAYYKTYPKLKSYMTEQVDFARHHGYVQTVLGRRRYLKDINSANAVVRGGAERNAVNAPIQGSAADIIKIAMINIHKKLTSENWRSKMLLQVHDELVFDVHLSEVDKIKPMIKHEMENAFIMTVPLEVELGLGKDWLEAH; encoded by the coding sequence ATGTCACAAAAACGCCTTTTTCTGCTTGATGCTTACGCTTTAATTTTCCGCGGCTATTATGCTTTTATCAAAAATCCCCGTATCAATTCCAAAGGCATGGACACCTCCGCCATTATGGGATTTATGAATTCGCTGATGGATGTTATCAAACGGGAAAAACCGGATCATTTGGCCGTAGCTTTTGACAAAGGCGGCAGCGATTACCGTTATGAAATGTACCAAGAATATAAAGCCCACCGTGACGAAACACCCGAAGCCATTAAAATTGCCGTTCCTTACATACAAGAACTATTAAAAGCGATGCACATTCCTATTATGGAAAAAGCCGGTTTTGAAGCCGACGACTTAATCGGTACTTTGGCCAAGCAGGCCGAAAAAGAAGGGTATCAAGTATTCATGGTAACGCCCGATAAGGATTTTGCGCAATTAGTTTCCGAAAATATTTTTATGTACAAGCCCGCTCGTATGGGCAATGATATCGAGATTTGGGGGATTCCTGAAGTTTTGGCCAAATTTGAAATCGAAAATCCGCTACAAGTGATTGATTTCTTAGGGATGATGGGCGATTCTGCCGACAACATTCCGGGGTTTCCGGGTGTGGGGGAAGTGACCGCTAAAAAATTACTGAAAGAATTCGGTTCGATGGAAAACCTTTTAGAAAACACCGATAAACTGAAAGGCGCTTTAAAAGATAAAATTGAAAACAATAAAGAACTCGGAATTTTATCCAAAAAACTGGCTACTATTTTACTGGACTGTCCGGTAACTTTTGATGCCACTGACTTCGAATTGTCCAAACCGGATGTTGACAAAACCGATGCCTTGTTTCAGGAACTGGAATTCCGCCAAATGAAAGCCCAATTTGACAAACTCTTCGGCACCGGAAAAGAATACGACGAAATTGATTCTAATGGCACAGAAACTGAAGCAGCTCAAGTCACCAAAAAAGCTCCTGTCAAACAAAGCAATCAGGACCAGTTTGATTTATTCGGCTTCTCCGATGAAGAAAGCGATGAGCCGAAACCGCATTCCTATTATGCTACTTTAGAAACTACTAATCATAATTATACTATCATTCAAGGTGATTTAGGCACCAAATTATTTTTGCAAAATCTGATGAATCAAACTTCGGTATGTTTTGATACCGAAACTACCGGAATTGATACACTTCATGCCGAATTAGTAGGCATGTCTTTTTCTTGGACAAAGGGAGAAGCTTTTTACGTTCCGTTTCCGGAAAATCGTGAAGAAGCACAAACGTTAGCGGATAAATTCAAACCTTTTTTTGAAAATAAATCCATCGAAAAGATTGGCCAAAACATCAAATACGATTTGAAAATCCTTTCAAATTACGGCATTCAGGTCAAAGGCAAATTATTTGATACCATGATTGCGCATTACCTCATCAATCCGGACATGCGTCATAATATGGATGTATTGAGTGAAACCTATTTGAAATATTCCCCAAAATCTATAGAAACCTTAATTGGTAAAAAAGGTAAAAACCAACTCTCGATGCGGGAGGTGCCTTTGGAAGACATTAAAGAATATGCTGCCGAAGATGCTGATATTACATTGCAATTAAAAGAAGTCTTCAGTCCAATTTTAGACAAAGCCGAAACCAAAAAACTGTTTGAAGAAATCGAAATTCCGTTGATTTCCGTTTTAGCCGCTATGGAGACAGAAGGCATTCGCTTGGATGTTGATTATCTAAAATCGATGTCCAAAGACATGCAAAAAGAGATTAATGAATTTGAGCAAAAAATATACGAAACTGCAGGGGAAAAATTCAATTTAGCTTCGCCAAAACAACTCGGAGAAGTCCTTTTTGACAAACTGAAAATAGGCGGTGCCAAACAAAAGAAAACCAAAACCGGTCAATACGCTACCGGCGAAGAAGTGTTGAGTTATTTGGCCAATGAACACCAAATTGTGAAAGACATTTTAGATTGGCGTCAAATGGTAAAATTGCAAAGCACTTATATTGAAGCCTTGCCTAATCAAGTAGATACCAAAACCCAAAGGGTGCACACCGATTACATGCAAACGGTGGCCGCTACGGGGCGTTTGAGCTCAAACAATCCGAACCTGCAAAACATTCCAATTCGAACCGAACGCGGACGTTTGATACGAAAAGCATTTATTGCCCGTGACGAAAACTACACCTTGCTTTCTGCCGATTATTCTCAGATAGAGCTTCGCATTATTGCCGCTTTATCGGGCGAAGAAAACATGATAAAAGCCTTCCAAAACCACGAAGACATTCACCGAAGCACTGCGGCCAAAGTATTTAACGTGCCTTTGGAAGAAGTGACTAAAGAACAACGAAGCAATGCCAAAACGGTGAACTTCGGAATTATTTATGGGGTTTCCGCTTTTGGATTGAGCAATCAAACGTCGTTATCCCGTTCGGAAAGTGCCGCATTGATAGACGCCTATTACAAAACCTACCCGAAACTAAAATCGTATATGACCGAACAAGTTGATTTTGCCAGACATCACGGGTATGTACAAACCGTACTGGGAAGACGCCGTTATCTGAAAGATATCAATTCGGCCAATGCGGTAGTTAGAGGCGGAGCTGAACGAAATGCGGTTAATGCTCCTATTCAGGGAAGCGCTGCGGACATCATCAAAATAGCGATGATTAACATCCATAAGAAGCTGACTTCGGAAAATTGGCGATCAAAAATGCTGTTGCAAGTGCATGACGAACTTGTTTTTGATGTGCACCTGTCGGAAGTAGACAAAATAAAACCGATGATTAAGCACGAAATGGAAAATGCCTTTATCATGACGGTACCGCTGGAAGTAGAGCTGGGATTGGGCAAAGATTGGCTCGAAGCGCATTAG
- a CDS encoding B12-binding domain-containing radical SAM protein yields MSNLLFSHSYYYRLDPKQWKNKTPFPPLGTLYAASLLRENGFEVALFDTNLLDSPKSIESVLKKQHPKYLVIYDDGFNYLTKMCLTTMREACFEMIQLGKKHQCIVIVCSSDATDHYPDYIKMGADYILQGEGEITLLELANALENETSLQTIKGLVFRKENQIQVNPKREVLQDLDELPLPAWDLVDIEGYKTIWKQSGQEFTLNIATTRGCPYKCNWCAKPIYGNRYNAHSPEYIVNEIQFLKATFGVTRFWMCDDIFGLKPNWVQEFNAELQAKNLKISYYIQSRVDLLLKENTIDCLAASGLEEVWVGAESASQKILDAMDKGTTVEQIYEATKLLKAKKIRVAFFLQFGYLDENQEDITKTIAMVKELMPDNIGISVSYPLPGTKFYDKVKDDLKGKANWTDSDDFEMLFHGTYKSNYYRKLQRFVHKEFRKQQGFYSLKQVFIKPSSLSMANLKSILKLGYYIPSAFLDTLLLKKLQQNGS; encoded by the coding sequence ATGTCTAACCTGCTTTTTTCGCATTCCTACTATTACCGCCTCGACCCGAAGCAATGGAAAAACAAAACACCGTTTCCGCCTTTGGGAACTTTGTATGCGGCTTCGTTACTGCGGGAAAATGGTTTTGAGGTTGCTCTTTTTGACACCAATCTGTTAGACAGCCCAAAAAGTATTGAATCCGTTTTAAAAAAACAGCACCCCAAGTATTTGGTGATTTATGATGATGGCTTTAATTATCTAACCAAAATGTGCCTAACGACTATGCGCGAAGCTTGTTTTGAGATGATTCAATTGGGGAAAAAACACCAGTGCATTGTCATTGTATGCAGTTCTGATGCTACCGACCATTATCCTGATTATATCAAAATGGGCGCCGATTACATTTTGCAGGGCGAAGGCGAAATCACTTTATTGGAATTGGCAAATGCTTTAGAAAACGAAACCTCACTGCAAACTATTAAGGGGCTTGTTTTTAGAAAAGAGAACCAAATTCAGGTCAATCCAAAACGGGAAGTGCTACAAGATTTAGATGAATTGCCCTTGCCTGCTTGGGATTTGGTGGATATAGAAGGATATAAAACCATTTGGAAACAAAGCGGTCAGGAATTCACTTTAAACATTGCCACCACCCGTGGCTGTCCGTATAAATGCAATTGGTGCGCCAAGCCCATTTACGGCAACCGTTATAATGCCCATTCTCCGGAATATATTGTCAATGAAATACAGTTTTTAAAGGCAACTTTTGGCGTTACCCGTTTTTGGATGTGCGATGATATTTTTGGTTTGAAGCCCAATTGGGTTCAGGAATTCAATGCTGAATTACAAGCAAAAAATCTGAAAATCAGCTATTATATCCAAAGCCGCGTCGATTTATTATTGAAAGAAAACACCATTGACTGCCTGGCCGCATCAGGATTGGAAGAAGTTTGGGTGGGTGCCGAAAGTGCCTCGCAAAAAATCCTCGACGCCATGGACAAAGGCACAACGGTAGAACAAATTTACGAAGCCACCAAGCTTTTAAAAGCAAAGAAAATTCGAGTAGCGTTCTTTTTGCAATTTGGTTATTTAGACGAAAATCAGGAAGACATTACCAAAACTATAGCCATGGTCAAAGAACTGATGCCCGACAATATTGGGATTTCGGTTTCCTATCCTTTGCCCGGAACCAAGTTTTATGACAAAGTCAAAGACGATTTGAAAGGCAAAGCCAACTGGACCGACTCAGATGATTTTGAAATGCTGTTTCACGGAACTTATAAATCGAATTATTATCGAAAATTGCAGCGATTTGTTCACAAAGAATTTAGAAAGCAACAAGGCTTTTATAGTTTGAAACAAGTTTTTATCAAACCATCTTCACTTTCAATGGCCAATTTGAAATCAATTTTAAAATTGGGGTATTACATTCCGAGTGCTTTTTTGGATACACTTTTGCTAAAAAAACTGCAGCAAAATGGAAGCTAG
- a CDS encoding sensor histidine kinase: MKPSEMWATASICNMRIKHQLTIFNALTRFLIILVIWLSLPILIEKVVYKRIDKTLLEKKEKFTEHLDKQEINDFLNRNDATETYSSFSTLHNEFLQLYQAKKTTKKTDSFFKNEPRIIEGEQSDYRVLYYDFVYENTNYKLEIGSSLSEIKDLTFAIRVFILIVLSIVIVFTFLVDAFFIEYLVKPFHQIVNQKIRHVNEPEKFNYTPIKSHSTDFQELDEVLNQMMKRIQELFSIEKQFIANVSHELLSPIAMLKNRFENLIQNESLDEEAVNKIVSSLRTLDLLKKIINNLLLISRIENNQYITDEAIDCKNVLNDIKEELQDRIEEKEIDFQIHLTENYQFTGNKTLIHIMFYNVITNAIKFTEQGGRITVADAKTQSQYAVTVTDDGCGMAQEQIDEIFNRFTRLNVHKEGQGLGLAIVKSIADFHHIDITVTSALQKGSTFEFVFQTGKLRN, translated from the coding sequence TTGAAACCGTCAGAAATGTGGGCTACCGCATCAATATGTAATATGAGAATCAAGCATCAATTGACCATCTTCAACGCCTTGACAAGGTTTTTAATCATTTTGGTGATTTGGTTGTCGTTGCCTATTCTTATTGAAAAAGTAGTTTACAAAAGAATTGACAAAACCCTGCTGGAGAAAAAAGAAAAATTCACCGAGCACCTCGACAAACAGGAAATCAATGACTTTTTGAACCGGAATGACGCCACGGAAACCTATTCTAGTTTTTCGACGTTACACAATGAATTTCTGCAGCTGTACCAAGCCAAAAAAACCACCAAAAAGACAGATTCTTTTTTTAAAAATGAACCCCGAATTATAGAAGGCGAGCAAAGTGACTACCGCGTGTTGTATTATGATTTTGTGTATGAAAACACGAATTACAAACTCGAAATCGGGAGCAGCTTGAGTGAAATTAAAGACTTGACGTTTGCCATAAGGGTGTTTATTTTAATAGTTTTGAGCATTGTTATTGTCTTTACGTTTTTGGTGGATGCCTTTTTTATCGAATATTTAGTAAAGCCTTTTCACCAAATTGTCAATCAAAAAATCCGTCATGTTAATGAACCCGAAAAGTTCAACTATACCCCGATAAAATCACATTCAACCGATTTTCAGGAATTGGATGAGGTGTTGAACCAAATGATGAAACGCATACAGGAGTTGTTCAGCATTGAGAAACAATTTATTGCCAATGTATCGCACGAATTGTTATCGCCCATTGCTATGCTGAAGAACCGCTTTGAAAACTTAATTCAAAACGAATCATTGGATGAAGAGGCGGTCAATAAGATCGTAAGTTCACTTCGCACCTTGGATTTGCTGAAGAAAATCATCAACAACCTGCTGCTCATTTCCCGAATAGAAAACAACCAATACATTACTGATGAAGCTATTGATTGTAAAAATGTCTTAAATGATATTAAGGAAGAACTTCAGGATAGAATAGAGGAAAAAGAAATTGATTTCCAAATCCATTTAACCGAAAACTATCAGTTCACCGGCAATAAAACACTGATTCATATTATGTTTTACAATGTGATTACCAATGCCATCAAATTCACAGAGCAAGGCGGCCGTATTACCGTGGCAGATGCTAAAACCCAATCGCAATACGCTGTCACGGTTACAGACGATGGTTGCGGGATGGCTCAGGAACAAATAGACGAAATTTTTAACCGCTTCACCCGACTTAACGTACACAAAGAAGGACAAGGATTAGGGTTGGCCATAGTAAAAAGCATAGCCGATTTTCATCATATTGACATTACGGTTACTTCAGCATTGCAAAAGGGCAGCACCTTTGAATTTGTTTTCCAAACCGGGAAACTTCGTAATTAA
- a CDS encoding response regulator transcription factor: MNVLLVEDYQELAKEIIDFLSKNGYLCKWVSSQAEALEEISVNEYDAMLLDLGLPDGDGFDILKDIRKKQAKTAVIVITARGELNDKIDGLQLGADDYLTKPFALTELGARLFAVIRRTHGVATNEIEIHHFKIQLQEYRVTFAEEIINLTKKEFDIFQYLVLNKNRVITRLQLTEHIWGDILELNSDSNFIDVHVRNLRKKLEKFAKIDWFETVRNVGYRINM, translated from the coding sequence ATGAACGTATTGCTTGTTGAAGATTATCAGGAATTAGCCAAAGAAATCATCGATTTTTTATCTAAAAACGGTTATTTGTGCAAATGGGTTTCGAGCCAGGCAGAAGCTTTGGAAGAAATTAGCGTTAATGAATATGACGCCATGCTCTTGGATTTGGGTTTGCCCGATGGCGACGGATTTGACATTTTAAAAGACATCAGAAAAAAGCAAGCCAAAACCGCTGTTATCGTCATCACGGCCCGCGGCGAACTCAATGATAAAATTGACGGATTGCAACTCGGAGCTGATGATTACTTAACTAAGCCTTTTGCCTTGACAGAATTGGGCGCTCGATTATTTGCTGTAATCAGAAGAACCCATGGCGTGGCTACCAATGAAATAGAAATTCACCATTTCAAAATTCAGTTGCAGGAGTACCGGGTGACTTTTGCTGAAGAGATTATCAATTTGACTAAAAAAGAGTTTGATATATTTCAGTATTTGGTGTTGAATAAAAACCGGGTGATAACAAGATTACAACTCACTGAACACATTTGGGGCGATATACTCGAATTGAATTCGGATTCTAATTTTATCGATGTACATGTTCGGAATTTGAGAAAGAAACTCGAAAAATTTGCCAAAATAGACTGGTTTGAAACCGTCAGAAATGTGGGCTACCGCATCAATATGTAA
- a CDS encoding metallophosphoesterase, translated as MIRWVIFIIIISIIEFYAFQAFRTVTKIKWALYLYQLISLAVIVFIAYQFTQFDRSVGQTKTTLFTLGLLLLVLIPKVIATFFLMLEDIFRVFSGSVTYFMGDNNNGDFLPERRKFVSQIALGIASIPFMGLVYGMTKGKYNYKVIKQTIFFPDLPDAFDGFTITQISDVHSGSFDDPEKIHYAIDLVNQQKTDMMLFTGDIVNTHAKEMHPWIDAFNKIDHHEYGKFSVLGNHDYGEYVSWPSQKAKDENFQAIKDLYGQIGFKLLLNENVKIKKGNDEIALVGVENWGHNFKQAGDIHKASENLRPEDFKILMSHDPSHWEYEVKKHPKNFQLTLSGHTHGFQFGIEIPGVVKWSPVQYVYKQWAGLYTELGRHVYVNRGFGFHAYPGRVGIWPEITVFELKKGNNVA; from the coding sequence ATGATTCGTTGGGTTATTTTTATTATAATAATCTCTATAATAGAGTTTTATGCTTTTCAGGCCTTTAGGACAGTGACCAAAATAAAATGGGCCTTATACCTTTATCAGCTGATTTCCTTGGCCGTAATTGTATTCATAGCTTACCAATTCACACAATTTGACCGAAGTGTGGGCCAAACCAAAACCACCTTATTTACCTTAGGGCTGTTGTTATTGGTGTTGATTCCGAAAGTTATAGCGACTTTTTTCTTGATGCTGGAAGATATTTTCAGAGTGTTTTCGGGTTCGGTGACTTACTTTATGGGCGATAACAACAATGGTGATTTTTTACCCGAAAGGCGAAAGTTTGTCAGTCAAATTGCTTTGGGTATAGCGTCTATTCCGTTTATGGGATTGGTGTATGGGATGACCAAAGGAAAATACAACTACAAAGTAATTAAGCAAACCATTTTCTTCCCTGATTTGCCCGATGCTTTTGACGGGTTTACCATCACTCAGATTTCTGACGTGCACAGTGGTAGTTTTGACGATCCTGAAAAGATTCACTACGCTATTGATTTGGTTAACCAACAAAAAACCGATATGATGTTGTTTACCGGTGATATTGTAAACACCCACGCCAAAGAAATGCATCCTTGGATTGACGCTTTTAACAAGATAGACCACCACGAATACGGCAAGTTTTCAGTGTTGGGCAATCACGATTACGGCGAATATGTAAGCTGGCCTTCGCAAAAAGCCAAAGACGAGAACTTTCAAGCTATTAAAGATTTGTACGGACAAATTGGTTTCAAGCTGTTGTTGAATGAAAACGTGAAAATCAAAAAAGGCAACGACGAAATTGCGTTGGTGGGCGTAGAGAACTGGGGGCATAATTTTAAACAAGCCGGCGATATCCATAAAGCTTCCGAAAACCTGCGTCCCGAAGATTTTAAAATCCTAATGAGTCACGACCCAAGCCATTGGGAGTATGAAGTAAAAAAACATCCGAAGAATTTTCAGTTAACGCTTTCGGGACACACCCACGGCTTCCAATTTGGGATTGAAATTCCGGGAGTTGTAAAATGGAGTCCGGTGCAATACGTTTACAAACAATGGGCCGGATTGTATACTGAATTGGGCCGTCACGTGTATGTAAATCGCGGTTTTGGGTTTCATGCTTATCCCGGTCGAGTGGGGATTTGGCCTGAAATCACGGTTTTTGAACTAAAAAAAGGGAATAATGTAGCATAA
- a CDS encoding nucleotidyltransferase domain-containing protein: MEALKTILYFSIFRYPLKIDEIHSYTNYSDLSETSNELEHLINQNILTKVDEFYVYGSDLDSVIKRMRGNMYAKRALVKARKKARFIAKFPYVEAVGISGSLSKGYYDNGSDIDYFVITKPNKLWICRTLLMLYKKIFLLNSRKYFCVNYFIASNQLEIEEKNRFTATELKTLIPLQGKEVFKKFYQSNRWVNDYFSKFEPEIDAIQNVKKTLLSKGIEFVFDTKIGTVTDYLFKGITLKKWKLKFRYMTEDDFKIALKTTKNVSKHHPSNFQKKVILSLNSKVEEVHKNFNIELQKEYV; the protein is encoded by the coding sequence TTGGAAGCACTAAAAACCATTCTTTACTTTTCTATCTTCAGGTATCCGCTGAAAATTGACGAAATCCACAGTTACACTAATTATAGTGACTTATCGGAAACGTCAAACGAATTGGAGCATTTGATTAACCAAAACATACTCACCAAAGTGGATGAGTTTTATGTGTATGGCAGTGATTTGGATTCGGTCATCAAAAGAATGCGCGGCAATATGTACGCCAAAAGGGCCTTAGTAAAAGCTAGAAAAAAAGCCCGGTTCATTGCTAAATTTCCTTATGTGGAAGCTGTAGGTATTTCGGGCTCTTTATCAAAAGGGTATTATGATAACGGAAGTGACATCGATTATTTTGTCATTACCAAACCCAACAAATTATGGATTTGCCGTACCTTATTGATGTTGTACAAAAAAATATTCCTGCTCAATTCGCGAAAGTATTTCTGCGTCAATTATTTCATTGCTTCCAACCAGTTGGAAATTGAAGAAAAAAACCGTTTCACCGCTACCGAGTTGAAAACACTGATTCCATTACAGGGCAAAGAGGTTTTCAAGAAATTCTATCAAAGCAATCGATGGGTGAATGATTATTTTTCAAAATTTGAACCTGAAATCGACGCCATTCAAAACGTAAAGAAGACACTTCTTTCCAAAGGAATTGAATTTGTTTTTGATACTAAAATAGGTACCGTAACCGATTATCTGTTCAAAGGGATAACCCTTAAAAAATGGAAACTCAAATTCCGTTATATGACCGAAGACGATTTTAAAATTGCACTGAAGACCACTAAAAATGTTTCCAAACATCATCCGTCTAACTTTCAAAAAAAAGTCATACTTTCATTGAACTCAAAAGTAGAAGAAGTGCACAAAAATTTTAATATCGAATTACAAAAGGAATATGTCTAA
- a CDS encoding helix-turn-helix domain-containing protein, protein MVRKETDRDYLGLTQQQMASLLKVSRSNWSLFELGLRNLPPTAGLRQAEMMIYMLSPEGKALNNLPDIQQEEETLKKMLKKKQKGNDYRQSKITRKIERAKEKWVQYQKATHLMYFLSKPAQMEKALAPKAVPIITELVNRNFKKYTQEVDLLQLDLELLQAEQQVFERALSKLESTGTSTGSV, encoded by the coding sequence ATGGTAAGAAAGGAAACCGATAGAGACTACTTAGGACTTACCCAACAACAAATGGCATCGCTGTTAAAAGTTAGTCGCAGCAATTGGTCGCTCTTTGAGCTTGGGTTAAGAAATTTACCTCCAACAGCTGGTTTAAGACAAGCTGAAATGATGATTTATATGCTCTCGCCGGAAGGCAAAGCTCTTAATAACCTGCCCGACATCCAACAAGAGGAGGAAACCCTAAAAAAAATGTTGAAAAAAAAACAAAAGGGGAACGATTATCGGCAGAGTAAAATTACCCGAAAAATAGAAAGAGCAAAGGAAAAATGGGTGCAATACCAAAAAGCAACTCACCTGATGTACTTTTTAAGCAAGCCAGCTCAAATGGAAAAAGCTTTAGCCCCGAAAGCAGTGCCTATTATAACGGAATTGGTTAATAGGAACTTTAAAAAATATACTCAAGAAGTAGATTTACTGCAACTGGACTTGGAGCTACTGCAAGCAGAACAGCAGGTGTTTGAAAGGGCCTTGTCTAAACTGGAGAGTACGGGCACTTCGACAGGCTCAGTGTGA
- a CDS encoding thioredoxin family protein: MSKFGELINAQVPVLIDFYTEWNESSVSMHPVIRDVAAALGDKAKVIKIDVDKNQELADALRIKGLPTLMIYKEGQMVWRQSGELDANTIINLVQEQL, encoded by the coding sequence ATGTCAAAATTTGGAGAATTAATCAATGCTCAAGTGCCTGTGTTAATTGATTTTTACACAGAGTGGAACGAATCTTCGGTTTCTATGCATCCTGTTATCAGAGATGTAGCGGCAGCGCTTGGTGATAAAGCGAAAGTAATCAAAATCGATGTAGATAAAAATCAGGAATTGGCCGATGCCCTTCGCATTAAAGGATTGCCAACGTTGATGATTTATAAAGAAGGCCAAATGGTGTGGCGACAATCCGGGGAGCTGGATGCCAATACCATTATCAATTTGGTACAAGAACAATTGTAA